A DNA window from Amycolatopsis sp. DSM 110486 contains the following coding sequences:
- a CDS encoding pentapeptide repeat-containing protein, which produces MRSPLLWTFVASVLLLCGVGGWLLTDPATSRSDALKTAGLAGGAVVALYALWLNDRRRRVEEARQEIERQRHDLEMRRAEQDRERVSDERFAKSVELLGHEADQVRVGALHALAGLARSRPTYTQTVLDVLCAYLRRPFKHARYEDPEAGDGPEVERELQVRLTAQRLVAELLPWASEVDAPSYDLDLTGAVLEYLDLSRRKIGRLLLRYASLHSSTNLSGCVITDRAYFTAAGTGNGRLIGNFRCRGTKFLDYAWFSGTVFAENADFTETTFAGRTAFKDAVFTKDAVFTDAAFDDSLDLRHASFGGHADLRFARVPEHLSLYNTKVLSTKDNQLPDGWLLEPLGDDGAARLTVPAS; this is translated from the coding sequence GTGCGGTCCCCACTGCTCTGGACGTTCGTCGCGTCCGTGCTGCTGCTGTGCGGGGTCGGGGGCTGGCTGCTCACCGACCCCGCCACGAGCCGCAGCGATGCCCTGAAAACGGCCGGTCTGGCCGGCGGCGCCGTCGTGGCGCTCTACGCGCTGTGGCTCAACGACCGGCGCCGCCGCGTCGAAGAGGCGCGCCAGGAGATCGAGCGGCAGCGCCACGACCTGGAGATGCGCCGGGCCGAACAGGACCGTGAGCGCGTGTCCGACGAGCGGTTCGCCAAGTCGGTGGAGCTGCTCGGGCACGAGGCCGACCAGGTGCGCGTCGGTGCGCTGCACGCGTTGGCGGGTCTGGCGCGCAGCCGGCCGACGTACACGCAGACCGTGCTCGACGTGCTGTGCGCCTATCTGCGGCGGCCGTTCAAGCACGCGCGGTACGAGGATCCCGAGGCCGGCGACGGGCCCGAGGTCGAGCGAGAGCTCCAAGTCCGCCTGACCGCGCAGCGGCTCGTCGCCGAGCTGCTGCCGTGGGCGTCCGAAGTGGACGCTCCGAGCTACGACCTCGACCTCACCGGCGCGGTGCTGGAGTACCTCGACCTGTCCCGCCGCAAGATCGGCCGGCTGCTGCTGCGCTACGCGTCGCTGCACAGCAGCACGAACCTGAGCGGCTGCGTGATCACGGACCGGGCGTACTTCACCGCCGCCGGCACCGGCAACGGCCGCCTGATCGGCAACTTCCGATGCCGCGGCACGAAGTTCCTGGACTACGCGTGGTTCAGCGGCACGGTGTTCGCCGAGAACGCCGACTTCACGGAGACGACGTTCGCCGGGCGCACCGCGTTCAAGGACGCCGTGTTCACCAAGGACGCCGTGTTCACCGACGCGGCCTTCGACGACTCACTCGACCTGCGCCACGCGTCCTTCGGCGGCCACGCCGACCTACGCTTCGCGCGCGTGCCCGAGCACCTTTCGCTCTACAACACGAAGGTTTTGTCCACAAAGGACAATCAACTACCCGACGGCTGGCTGCTCGAACCCCTCGGCGACGACGGCGCCGCGCGCCTCACCGTGCCGGCGAGCTGA
- a CDS encoding TetR/AcrR family transcriptional regulator produces the protein MVGEGLREVTRRAVTAEIAAKAMDLFTEQGFEGTTVGQIAAAVGVSTRTVFRYFAGKEDMVVGNLMELGHELAAALEARPADEAPWPALRAALQVCVESLEAAGLPRATMLAETPALRTALLRKHLQWQEVLVPVLAERLGGDEFAAHALGSAALSCLDVTGYEWTRVAGGKPLGELLDEAIEAVSSPAR, from the coding sequence ATGGTCGGCGAAGGGTTGCGCGAGGTCACGCGCAGGGCGGTCACTGCGGAGATCGCCGCGAAGGCGATGGATCTGTTCACCGAGCAGGGTTTCGAGGGCACGACCGTGGGCCAGATCGCGGCCGCCGTGGGGGTGTCGACGCGCACCGTCTTCCGGTACTTCGCCGGCAAGGAAGATATGGTCGTCGGCAACCTGATGGAGCTCGGGCACGAGCTGGCCGCGGCTCTCGAAGCGCGGCCCGCCGACGAGGCGCCGTGGCCGGCGTTGCGCGCGGCGCTGCAGGTGTGCGTGGAGTCGCTGGAGGCCGCGGGGCTGCCTCGCGCGACGATGCTGGCCGAGACGCCCGCGTTGCGCACGGCGTTGCTGCGCAAGCACTTGCAGTGGCAGGAAGTGCTGGTGCCGGTGCTGGCCGAGCGGCTGGGTGGCGACGAGTTCGCGGCCCACGCGCTGGGCTCGGCCGCACTGTCCTGTTTGGACGTCACGGGCTACGAGTGGACGCGCGTGGCGGGCGGGAAACCGTTGGGCGAGTTGCTCGACGAGGCGATCGAGGCGGTCAGCTCGCCGGCACGGTGA